A window of the Gemmatimonadota bacterium genome harbors these coding sequences:
- a CDS encoding ABC transporter ATP-binding protein, whose amino-acid sequence MTAPASPHDEDALGKAFDARLARRLFTYVRPYGRIVLAAVVVLMVEGALQLAPPLLTRRVIDVAIPAGDGALVRTTALLLVLALVTQIAAAYAETLLTGILGQRIMHDLRRQLFAHLQRLPVPFFDRNPVGRLVTRVTSDVESLNELFTSGVVAGLGDLFTLLAITVLMVMVDWRMAIAAYLVVPGILYTSRWFRLRVRTEYRDIRARIARINAFLQERIAGMRVVQLFSRESDEAARFAALDRAHLDAHLRSVTVYALYFPIIEILTSVALASLIVAAAPRVEAGTLTVGTVAAFIQLARRFYQPLQDLSDKYNTLQQAMASSERIFTLLDTPVADGTATVTAVAPRRAANDGVTVEFEDIWFSYDEGGRKKDERGSDPEWVLRGVSFVVRPGETLALVGHTGAGKTTIISLLLRFYEPQRGRILLDGRDIRSMPVEELRRVVGYVQQDIFLFAGDVAGNIRLGAPLTDDEVRQAAARVGADRVIQRLPAGYGHVLGERGASVSVGERQLLSFARAIAADPALLLLDEATSAVDSEVEAEIQRGLSILMQGRTTIAVAHRLSTITGATEILVLHHGEVRERGTHRALLARSGLYARLFRLQAGELESTATAGV is encoded by the coding sequence GTGACCGCACCCGCCTCCCCGCACGACGAGGACGCCCTCGGCAAGGCGTTCGACGCCCGGCTCGCCCGACGGCTCTTCACGTATGTCCGGCCCTACGGCCGGATCGTCCTGGCCGCGGTCGTGGTGCTGATGGTGGAGGGCGCGCTGCAGCTCGCCCCGCCATTGCTCACCCGTCGCGTGATCGACGTGGCGATCCCCGCCGGGGACGGAGCGCTCGTGCGGACGACGGCGCTCCTGCTGGTGCTGGCGCTCGTCACGCAGATCGCCGCGGCCTACGCCGAGACGCTGCTGACGGGGATCCTCGGGCAGCGCATCATGCACGACCTCCGGCGCCAGCTCTTCGCGCACCTGCAGCGGCTCCCGGTGCCGTTCTTCGACCGGAACCCGGTGGGCCGGCTCGTCACGCGCGTCACGAGCGACGTCGAGTCGCTCAACGAGCTCTTCACCTCCGGCGTGGTCGCCGGGCTCGGCGACCTCTTCACGCTGCTCGCGATCACCGTGCTGATGGTGATGGTGGATTGGCGCATGGCGATCGCGGCGTACCTCGTGGTGCCGGGCATCCTGTACACGTCGCGGTGGTTCCGGCTGCGGGTGCGCACCGAGTATCGCGACATCCGCGCGCGGATCGCGCGGATCAACGCGTTCCTGCAGGAGCGGATCGCCGGGATGCGGGTGGTGCAGCTCTTCAGTCGCGAGTCGGACGAGGCGGCGCGCTTCGCGGCGCTGGACCGGGCGCACCTCGATGCGCACCTGCGCTCGGTGACGGTCTACGCGCTGTACTTCCCGATCATCGAGATCCTCACGAGCGTCGCGCTCGCGAGCCTGATCGTCGCCGCGGCGCCGCGCGTGGAGGCGGGGACGCTCACCGTGGGAACGGTGGCGGCGTTCATCCAGCTCGCGCGGCGGTTCTACCAGCCGCTGCAGGACCTGAGCGACAAGTACAACACGCTCCAGCAGGCGATGGCGAGCTCGGAGCGGATCTTCACGTTGCTCGACACGCCGGTGGCCGACGGGACGGCGACGGTGACGGCGGTGGCGCCGCGGCGGGCGGCGAACGACGGGGTCACCGTCGAGTTCGAGGATATCTGGTTCAGCTACGATGAAGGGGGAAGGAAGAAGGATGAACGTGGGTCCGATCCGGAGTGGGTCCTGCGCGGGGTCTCCTTCGTGGTGCGGCCGGGGGAGACGCTGGCGCTGGTGGGGCATACGGGAGCGGGGAAGACCACGATCATCTCGCTGCTGCTGCGCTTCTATGAACCGCAACGCGGGCGGATCCTGCTCGATGGGCGGGACATCCGCTCGATGCCGGTGGAGGAGCTGCGCCGCGTGGTCGGGTACGTGCAGCAGGACATCTTCCTCTTCGCCGGGGACGTCGCGGGGAACATCCGACTCGGGGCGCCGCTCACGGACGACGAGGTGCGGCAGGCGGCGGCGCGGGTGGGGGCGGATCGGGTCATCCAGCGGCTCCCGGCCGGGTACGGCCACGTCCTCGGCGAGCGCGGGGCGAGCGTGAGCGTCGGCGAGCGGCAGCTCCTCTCCTTCGCGCGGGCGATCGCGGCCGATCCGGCCCTCCTCCTGCTCGACGAGGCGACGAGCGCGGTCGACTCCGAGGTGGAGGCCGAGATCCAGCGCGGCCTGTCGATACTGATGCAGGGCCGGACGACGATCGCGGTCGCCCACCGGTTGAGCACGATCACCGGGGCGACCGAGATCCTGGTCCTCCACCACGGGGAAGTCCGGGAGCGCGGGACACATCGCGCCCTGTTGGCCCGTAGTGGCCTGTACGCACGGCTCTTCCGGCTCCAGGCCGGGGAGCTCGAATCCACCGCAACGGCAGGGGTTTGA
- a CDS encoding FHA domain-containing protein gives MPYLKLQDTQHPLAAGETVIGAFDGAQIRLPSGDPSTSAVVLVGQQGVSIRRGTAGSVVTVNGVQLGVEPSPLLHGDRVEIAGHELRLGEDQKGGSTQFVSAAEIAKLAAASKPSSAPKKPTTATGGRLVSLVDGREYAVADAGMSFGREVGNDVVIASTEISRKHASIAPASNGYMLTDHSTNGVWVNGARVQGEQLLGRGDVIKMGAEEFRFYADVAKAAPQPAPSAAQLEVTMMGGPGFAPPKAPAPAPVPEPAPAPAPKPVPQLDITMMGHPGMVPPPKAAPAPAPAPAPAPAAAPAAGRQPLASLEIVAEGPLKGTKFELHSALTNIGRGDHNDIAIKDESISDSHAKIQKRADGWYVVDQESTNGTYVGGRRVQGEVRVEGAPDLRFGGIKMTFRPVATTQDAGGGTRAIAAVNVDAIKKQAASAKSQAASQAAAKAMAQAPEEKKKGCAAVILLLVSLAGTGVGLLSLLLLAGR, from the coding sequence ATGCCCTACCTGAAGCTCCAGGATACCCAGCACCCGCTCGCGGCGGGTGAGACCGTGATCGGCGCCTTCGATGGCGCCCAGATCCGGCTGCCGAGTGGCGACCCGTCGACCAGTGCGGTCGTTCTGGTCGGCCAGCAGGGTGTCTCCATCCGCCGCGGGACGGCCGGGTCGGTGGTCACGGTGAACGGCGTCCAGCTTGGCGTCGAACCGAGCCCCCTCCTCCATGGTGATCGCGTGGAGATCGCTGGACACGAGCTGCGGCTGGGCGAGGACCAGAAGGGCGGGAGCACGCAGTTCGTGAGCGCCGCGGAGATCGCGAAGCTCGCGGCGGCCTCCAAGCCCTCCTCGGCCCCCAAGAAGCCCACGACCGCGACGGGCGGCCGGCTGGTCTCGCTCGTGGACGGCCGCGAGTACGCCGTCGCCGACGCCGGGATGTCCTTCGGCCGCGAGGTCGGCAACGATGTCGTGATCGCGAGCACCGAGATCTCGCGCAAGCACGCGAGCATCGCCCCGGCGTCGAACGGGTACATGCTCACCGACCACAGCACGAACGGCGTCTGGGTGAACGGCGCGCGCGTGCAGGGCGAGCAGCTCCTCGGCCGCGGCGACGTGATCAAGATGGGAGCGGAGGAGTTCCGGTTCTACGCGGACGTGGCGAAGGCGGCCCCGCAGCCGGCGCCGTCCGCGGCGCAGCTCGAGGTGACGATGATGGGCGGGCCGGGGTTCGCGCCGCCGAAGGCGCCCGCCCCGGCGCCCGTCCCCGAGCCGGCCCCGGCGCCCGCGCCGAAGCCTGTCCCTCAGCTCGACATCACGATGATGGGGCACCCGGGCATGGTGCCGCCGCCCAAGGCGGCGCCGGCGCCCGCCCCGGCGCCCGCCCCGGCCCCTGCCGCGGCTCCCGCCGCCGGCCGGCAGCCCCTCGCCTCGCTCGAGATCGTGGCGGAAGGGCCGCTCAAGGGCACCAAGTTCGAGCTCCATTCCGCGCTGACGAACATCGGCCGCGGCGACCATAACGACATCGCGATCAAGGACGAGTCGATCTCCGACTCGCATGCGAAGATCCAGAAGCGCGCCGACGGGTGGTACGTGGTGGACCAGGAGTCCACCAACGGGACCTACGTGGGCGGACGCCGGGTGCAGGGTGAGGTGCGGGTGGAAGGGGCGCCCGACCTGCGATTCGGCGGCATCAAGATGACCTTCCGGCCCGTGGCCACCACGCAGGATGCCGGCGGTGGCACGCGCGCGATCGCGGCGGTGAACGTCGACGCGATCAAGAAGCAGGCGGCGAGTGCCAAGTCGCAGGCCGCTTCCCAGGCGGCGGCGAAGGCGATGGCGCAGGCCCCGGAAGAGAAGAAGAAGGGTTGTGCCGCGGTGATCCTCCTCCTCGTGTCCCTCGCGGGCACGGGTGTCGGGCTCCTTTCGCTTCTCCTGCTCGCGGGGCGCTGA
- a CDS encoding Stp1/IreP family PP2C-type Ser/Thr phosphatase gives MQIKVGARTDVGMVRSGNEDNFFAEADGQRGVFVVADGMGGHAAGEVASEMAVQIVARTLLPLQSVKSDHAANLVAQALKDANRAIYERMLAEVDKQGMGTTASVLVMSNEGYLIGQIGDSRIYLLRDGALTQVTKDHSYVQEQVDAGLLTPEQARYHPYSNVITRCVGASDEVEADIYAGAMKPGDVFLVASDGLTGMVDDRRLQQLLLARSGPGRIVDALIAEANNRGGLDNITAIVVQVDSLDDVPNV, from the coding sequence ATGCAGATCAAGGTGGGTGCACGGACGGACGTCGGCATGGTCCGCTCCGGCAATGAGGACAACTTCTTCGCCGAGGCGGACGGCCAGCGCGGCGTCTTCGTCGTGGCCGATGGCATGGGTGGCCATGCGGCGGGCGAGGTGGCGAGCGAGATGGCGGTGCAGATCGTCGCGCGCACGCTGCTCCCGCTCCAGTCCGTGAAGTCGGACCACGCGGCCAACCTCGTCGCGCAGGCGCTGAAGGACGCGAACCGCGCGATCTACGAGCGGATGCTCGCCGAGGTCGACAAGCAGGGCATGGGGACCACGGCGTCGGTGCTCGTGATGTCCAATGAGGGCTACCTCATCGGACAGATCGGCGACTCGCGGATCTACCTGCTGCGCGACGGCGCGCTGACGCAGGTGACCAAGGACCACTCCTACGTGCAGGAGCAGGTCGACGCGGGCCTCCTCACGCCGGAGCAGGCGCGCTATCACCCGTACAGCAACGTGATCACGCGCTGCGTCGGGGCGAGCGACGAGGTCGAGGCGGACATCTACGCCGGCGCGATGAAGCCGGGCGACGTCTTCCTTGTCGCGTCGGACGGGCTCACCGGCATGGTCGACGACCGCCGCCTGCAGCAGCTGCTGCTCGCGCGCTCGGGCCCCGGCCGCATCGTCGACGCGCTCATCGCCGAAGCCAACAACCGCGGCGGCCTCGACAACATCACGGCCATCGTGGTGCAGGTGGATTCGCTCGACGACGTCCCGAATGTCTGA
- a CDS encoding HD domain-containing protein produces the protein MPTLRDPLWNNIRVDGPYLALVDSAPFQRLRYVRQLGLAHLVYPGATHSRFEHVLGAYHLARLTLRVLDDAGELAQVPELDRRLVVAAALLHDIGHYPFSHALEEIGVPHHEQVAGPLIAQGPVGTILRREFSADAPERVLALVRGTSESPLQGLISGSIDLDKTDYLKRDAMMCGVAYGEIDVDRLRHALTLVADPSTGRPTVGLREKGLSALESLLFAKYQMYRNVYWQHAVRSATAMYKRLVEDALADGLLRVEALVGYTDEGLLHEIDQAASRAGRAAPALLGALTERRLYKRAMEAPAAALTQLDLEWIAEDRTRTRAAERVLAAAHGLAEGELLLDYPRKERMLGLDLPLLARDGTVRRITDSGLAGAINLPILAEQLYQSARWLRVFTVRRLEISLDDVLRVLASA, from the coding sequence ATGCCCACCCTCCGCGATCCCCTGTGGAACAATATCCGCGTCGACGGGCCCTACCTGGCCCTCGTCGACTCGGCCCCGTTCCAGCGCCTCCGCTACGTGCGGCAGCTGGGGCTCGCGCACCTGGTCTATCCGGGCGCGACGCATTCGCGGTTCGAGCATGTGCTCGGCGCCTACCATCTCGCGCGCCTGACCCTGCGCGTCCTCGACGACGCCGGGGAACTCGCGCAGGTGCCGGAGCTCGACCGGCGGCTCGTCGTCGCCGCGGCGCTGCTGCACGACATCGGGCACTACCCGTTCTCGCACGCGCTCGAGGAGATCGGCGTCCCGCACCATGAGCAGGTCGCCGGGCCGCTCATCGCCCAAGGGCCGGTCGGCACGATCCTCCGCCGCGAGTTCTCGGCCGACGCCCCCGAGCGAGTCCTCGCGCTCGTGCGCGGGACGAGCGAGTCGCCGCTGCAGGGGCTCATCTCGGGGTCGATCGACCTCGACAAGACCGACTACCTCAAGCGCGACGCGATGATGTGCGGCGTCGCCTACGGCGAGATCGATGTCGATCGCCTGCGGCACGCGCTCACCCTCGTCGCCGACCCCTCGACGGGGCGCCCGACGGTCGGCCTCCGCGAGAAGGGGCTCTCGGCGCTCGAGTCGCTGCTGTTCGCGAAGTACCAGATGTACCGCAACGTCTACTGGCAGCACGCGGTGCGCAGCGCGACGGCGATGTACAAGCGGCTCGTCGAGGATGCGCTCGCGGACGGCCTGCTGCGCGTGGAGGCGCTCGTCGGCTACACCGACGAGGGGTTGCTGCACGAGATCGACCAGGCGGCCTCACGTGCGGGACGCGCGGCCCCCGCGCTCCTCGGCGCGCTCACCGAACGCCGGCTCTACAAGCGCGCGATGGAAGCGCCGGCCGCGGCGCTCACGCAGCTCGACCTCGAGTGGATCGCCGAGGACCGTACCCGCACCCGGGCCGCCGAGCGCGTCCTCGCGGCGGCGCACGGGCTCGCCGAGGGGGAGCTTCTCCTCGACTACCCGCGGAAGGAGCGGATGCTGGGGCTCGACCTGCCGCTCCTCGCGCGCGACGGCACGGTCCGTCGCATCACCGACTCGGGGCTCGCGGGGGCGATCAACCTGCCGATCCTCGCCGAGCAGCTCTACCAGTCGGCGCGATGGCTGCGGGTGTTCACGGTGCGGCGGCTCGAGATTTCGCTCGACGATGTGCTCCGGGTGTTGGCGTCGGCTTGA
- the pckA gene encoding phosphoenolpyruvate carboxykinase (ATP), whose translation MTSSTVPSRESTTGLSAQGLAPTGTVRWNLEAPELILAAARKGEGELAHMGPFVAVTKPHTGRSPNDKFVVKEPSTEADVDWGKVNQPISEAHYATLLADVQAYLNGLDELFVEDLYCGADPAYRLSCRYVTPNAWHANFVRNMFIRPELAALAAFVPNFSILHAPEYQADPARHGTRTSTFIVLNLAKRTILIGGTRYAGELKKAMFTVMNYMLPKQGVLSMHCSANIGSAGDTALFFGLSGTGKTTLSADPERGLIGDDEHGWSESGTFNFEGGCYAKVINLSREQEPDIFATTEMFGTILENVVLEPGSKKVRFEDQSITENTRASYPLHYIRNHVPSGRGGHPKHVVFLTADAFGVLPPIAKLTKEQAMYYFLSGYTAKLAGTERGVTEPQATFSACFGAVFLVWHPTKYAEMLGELLDKHGAQVWLVNTGWSGGAYGVGSRMKLAYTRAMVRAALAGKLDKAQVTPDPIFGLPIPSVIDGVPTEILQPRNTWKDGAAYDQQAKKLAGMFQENIKKFGAAVSEGILAAGPKG comes from the coding sequence ATGACCTCTTCGACCGTCCCCAGCCGCGAGAGCACCACTGGACTCTCCGCCCAGGGGCTCGCCCCCACGGGCACCGTGCGCTGGAACCTCGAGGCTCCCGAGCTCATCCTCGCCGCCGCCCGCAAGGGCGAGGGCGAGCTCGCGCACATGGGCCCCTTCGTCGCCGTCACCAAGCCGCACACCGGCCGCTCGCCCAACGACAAGTTCGTCGTGAAGGAGCCGAGCACCGAGGCCGACGTCGACTGGGGCAAGGTCAACCAGCCGATCAGCGAGGCGCACTACGCGACCCTCCTCGCCGACGTGCAGGCGTACCTGAACGGCCTCGACGAGCTCTTCGTCGAGGACCTCTACTGCGGCGCCGATCCCGCCTATCGCCTCTCGTGCCGCTACGTCACGCCCAACGCGTGGCACGCGAACTTCGTCCGCAACATGTTCATCCGGCCCGAGCTCGCGGCGCTCGCGGCCTTCGTGCCGAACTTCTCGATCCTCCACGCCCCCGAGTACCAGGCGGATCCGGCGCGCCACGGCACCCGCACGAGCACCTTCATCGTGCTCAACCTCGCCAAGCGCACCATCCTCATCGGCGGCACCCGCTACGCCGGCGAGCTCAAGAAGGCGATGTTCACGGTGATGAACTACATGCTCCCCAAGCAGGGCGTCCTCTCGATGCACTGCTCGGCGAACATCGGCTCCGCCGGCGACACCGCGCTCTTCTTCGGCCTCTCCGGCACCGGCAAGACCACGCTCTCCGCCGACCCCGAGCGCGGCCTCATCGGCGACGACGAGCACGGCTGGAGCGAGAGCGGCACCTTCAACTTCGAGGGCGGCTGCTACGCGAAGGTGATCAACCTCTCCCGTGAGCAGGAGCCCGACATCTTCGCCACCACCGAGATGTTCGGCACCATCCTCGAGAACGTCGTCCTCGAGCCGGGGAGCAAGAAGGTGCGGTTCGAGGACCAGTCGATCACCGAGAACACGCGCGCGTCCTACCCGCTCCACTACATCCGCAACCACGTCCCGTCGGGCCGCGGCGGACACCCGAAGCATGTGGTGTTCCTCACCGCCGACGCCTTCGGCGTGCTGCCCCCCATCGCCAAGCTCACCAAGGAGCAGGCGATGTACTACTTCCTCTCCGGCTACACGGCGAAGCTCGCCGGCACCGAGCGCGGCGTCACCGAGCCACAGGCGACCTTCTCGGCCTGCTTCGGCGCCGTCTTCCTCGTCTGGCACCCGACCAAGTACGCCGAGATGCTCGGCGAACTGCTCGACAAGCACGGCGCGCAGGTCTGGCTCGTGAACACCGGCTGGAGCGGCGGCGCCTACGGCGTCGGCTCGCGCATGAAGCTCGCCTACACCCGCGCGATGGTGCGCGCGGCGCTCGCCGGCAAGCTCGACAAGGCGCAGGTGACGCCCGACCCGATCTTCGGCCTCCCCATCCCGTCGGTGATCGACGGCGTGCCGACCGAGATCCTCCAGCCGCGGAACACCTGGAAGGACGGCGCCGCGTACGACCAGCAGGCGAAGAAGCTCGCGGGGATGTTCCAGGAGAACATCAAGAAGTTCGGCGCGGCGGTGTCGGAGGGGATCCTGGCGGCGGGGCCGAAGGGGTGA
- a CDS encoding NADP-dependent malic enzyme, whose product MKREDALDYHSRGRPGKIAVVPTKPLTNQRDLALAYSPGVAEPCLEIKANPDDAYKYTAKGNLVAVVTNGTAVLGLGNIGALAGKPVMEGKGNLFKQFADIDVFDIEVGSEDPEDVIKFCQLLEPTVGGINLEDIKAPECFHIEETLRATMKIPVFHDDQHGTAIISGAALLNALEVVGKDIGQVRVVFSGAGAAAISTAEHYIRLGVKREHVILCDRKGVIWKGRPDDMDKYKARLQNDTPARDLAAALVGADVFVGLSVAGAVTGPMVAKMAKDPIIFALANPVPEILPHEVKAVRDDAIIATGRSDYPNQVNNVLGFPFIFRGALDARATEVNEEMKMAATRALAQLAKEEVPDSVAALYGLTNVKFGPEYLIPFPFDPRALLRVAPAVAWAAVASGVAKEFIDLDEYRDKLEARQGRARGIMRGLISRAQQDPRRIVFPEGEDPKILRAAQILVDEQIAQPILLGRLDRVRALADEMNIPLDGITIEEPGASKRRDRYAQFLWNKRQRKGLSLVEANQRITRATIFGSVMVAAGDADALLGGIGKHYPETVRPALEVIGAHPDVGLASGLYMLVFEQHVVFFGDTTVNIDPTAEQLALIAHSAAGLAKTFGIAPRIAMLSFSNFGSVKHPEAAKMAEAVRLIRRRDPSLVVDGEMQADTAFNEEVLAGRYPFSALKEAANVLIFPNLSAGNIAYKLLTQLGGATAIGPILVGMQHPVHVLEQGADVQEIVNMAAVAVIDAQQRGRGTAPARG is encoded by the coding sequence ATGAAACGCGAGGACGCGCTCGACTACCATTCCCGCGGCCGACCGGGCAAGATCGCGGTCGTCCCCACCAAGCCGCTGACCAACCAGCGTGACCTCGCGCTGGCCTACTCCCCGGGGGTCGCCGAACCCTGCCTGGAGATCAAGGCCAACCCGGACGACGCCTACAAGTACACCGCCAAGGGCAATCTGGTCGCCGTGGTCACCAACGGCACCGCGGTCCTCGGCCTCGGCAACATCGGCGCCCTCGCCGGCAAGCCGGTGATGGAAGGCAAGGGGAACCTCTTCAAGCAGTTCGCCGACATCGACGTCTTCGACATCGAGGTCGGTTCCGAGGATCCCGAGGACGTCATCAAGTTCTGCCAGCTCCTCGAGCCCACCGTCGGTGGCATCAACCTCGAGGACATCAAGGCCCCCGAGTGCTTCCACATCGAGGAAACGCTCCGGGCGACCATGAAGATCCCGGTCTTCCACGACGACCAGCACGGGACGGCCATCATCTCCGGCGCCGCCCTGCTCAACGCGCTCGAGGTCGTCGGCAAGGACATCGGTCAGGTGCGGGTCGTGTTCTCCGGCGCCGGCGCCGCGGCCATCTCCACCGCCGAGCACTACATCCGGCTGGGCGTGAAGCGCGAGCATGTCATCCTCTGCGACCGCAAGGGCGTCATCTGGAAGGGCCGCCCGGACGACATGGACAAGTACAAGGCGCGGCTGCAGAACGACACGCCGGCGCGCGACCTCGCCGCGGCGCTCGTCGGCGCCGATGTCTTCGTGGGGCTCTCGGTCGCGGGCGCCGTGACCGGCCCGATGGTCGCGAAGATGGCCAAGGACCCGATCATCTTCGCCCTCGCCAACCCCGTGCCGGAGATCCTCCCGCACGAGGTGAAGGCGGTCCGCGACGACGCGATCATCGCCACCGGCCGCTCCGACTATCCCAACCAGGTCAACAACGTCCTCGGCTTCCCGTTCATCTTCCGCGGCGCGCTCGACGCCCGCGCGACCGAGGTGAACGAGGAGATGAAGATGGCGGCCACGCGCGCCCTCGCGCAGCTCGCCAAGGAGGAGGTGCCGGACTCCGTCGCCGCCCTCTACGGGCTCACGAACGTGAAGTTCGGCCCCGAGTACCTGATCCCCTTCCCGTTCGACCCGCGCGCGCTGTTGCGCGTGGCGCCGGCCGTGGCCTGGGCCGCGGTGGCGAGCGGGGTCGCGAAGGAGTTCATCGACCTCGACGAGTACCGCGACAAGCTCGAGGCCCGGCAGGGCCGCGCGCGGGGCATCATGCGCGGCCTCATCTCCCGCGCCCAGCAGGACCCCCGGCGCATCGTCTTCCCCGAGGGCGAGGATCCCAAGATCCTCCGCGCTGCGCAGATCCTCGTCGACGAGCAGATCGCGCAGCCCATCCTCCTCGGGCGCCTCGACCGCGTCCGTGCCCTCGCCGACGAGATGAACATCCCGCTCGACGGCATCACCATCGAGGAGCCCGGCGCGTCCAAGCGCCGCGACCGGTACGCGCAGTTCCTCTGGAACAAGCGGCAGCGCAAGGGCCTCTCGCTCGTCGAGGCCAACCAGCGCATCACCCGCGCGACGATCTTCGGCTCGGTCATGGTCGCCGCCGGCGACGCCGATGCGCTCCTCGGCGGCATCGGCAAGCACTACCCCGAGACCGTGCGCCCCGCCCTCGAGGTGATCGGCGCCCATCCCGATGTCGGCCTCGCGTCGGGTCTCTACATGCTCGTCTTCGAGCAGCATGTCGTCTTCTTCGGTGACACCACGGTCAACATCGACCCCACCGCCGAGCAGCTCGCGCTCATCGCGCACTCGGCGGCCGGGCTCGCGAAGACCTTCGGCATCGCGCCGCGCATCGCGATGCTCTCGTTCTCCAACTTCGGCTCGGTGAAGCACCCCGAGGCGGCGAAGATGGCCGAGGCCGTGCGCCTCATCCGCCGTCGCGACCCGTCGCTCGTCGTGGACGGCGAGATGCAGGCGGACACGGCGTTCAACGAGGAGGTGCTGGCGGGACGCTACCCGTTCAGCGCGCTCAAGGAAGCGGCCAACGTGCTGATCTTCCCCAACCTCAGCGCCGGCAACATCGCGTACAAGCTGCTCACGCAGTTGGGCGGGGCGACGGCCATCGGCCCGATCCTCGTCGGCATGCAGCACCCCGTCCACGTCCTCGAGCAGGGCGCCGACGTGCAGGAGATCGTCAACATGGCAGCGGTGGCCGTCATCGACGCGCAGCAGCGCGGTCGCGGCACCGCCCCCGCGCGCGGCTGA